One Anas platyrhynchos isolate ZD024472 breed Pekin duck chromosome 2, IASCAAS_PekinDuck_T2T, whole genome shotgun sequence DNA segment encodes these proteins:
- the DSP gene encoding desmoplakin isoform X4, whose product MSMNGGSHPRLNTLGRMARADSGTDLRYEMSSHVVGSGGGGTHTHKTYYYQKTYGGDYASDGYGQNGTCTVSRRQNTIQELLQNCSDCLMRAELIVQPELKYGDGVQIRGNRDLEECFAQANDQMDILDGLIRELRQMNQPCEMYQKRLLQLQEQMRALYKAISVPRARRASSKGGGCYSSQSGSGWDEYTKRVTSECLNWMRQQKSEMELVKWGFDAASIEQQISDHRRTHNAIGDYRWHLDKVKTDLREKAAVHQLEEEYEGLLKYSFERMDQLRQFQNLIQATSREIMWINDCEEEELLYDWSDRNTDIARKQEAFSKRMSELELKEKELNKLKQESDQLVLNQHPASDKIEAYMDTLQTQWSWILQITKCIDVHLKENAAYFQFFEEAQATECYLKNLQDSIRKKFMCDKSMSLQCLLEQIKELENERERILEYKRQVQSLVNKSKKIVQLKPRNPDYRSNKPIILKALCDYKQDLKTVRKGDECILKDNNERSKWLVTGPGGVDMLVPSVSLIIPPPNPLAVDLATKIEQYYEAILALWNQLYINMKSLVSWHYCMIDIEKIRAMTIAKLKTMRKEDYQKIITDLEIHYQEFLRNSQGSEMFGDEDKRKMQTQFTDAQKHYQTLIIQLPNQPRQPQPVIPTETCSVGSSNTIIVNERNREHDKQEAWLLMELQKLRRQIESSEIRMVQRAPLGVDQGALHDFSVRIQELEGVQNDSQIMAETLNKHKDLLPNFRGCEKYVYLQSEINALFQKLENINGVSAGYLDSLNVLRCLLQLILQTEDVIRVFEVRLSEEETVPLDLDKVEAYRACLKKMKADLNMKKSLLNALENELQKMLQIHSQSCQSYTLYDMDIGKFSDKVTQLIDRWQRAEKQIDNRSWDLERQIKQLKTYRDLYQALCKWICDAKRRQDSIESMKLCDSNTIMRYLHDQKNLHSEICGKRDKVEELLKHADQCSAAIKDYELQVASYSSGLETLLNIPIKKCVVQSPAVLILQEASEAQARYIELLTRSGDYYKFLSEMLKSMEDLKMKATKIELLEEELRLARDSNSETNNKHKFLEQNLQKYQMDISQLKAKLMSLEEMKRQAEMDGNSAKQNLDKCYAQIKDLNDRITRLTYETEDEKRKRKLLEDRYEQQKNDYDQLQKTRQNEKDSLGWQKLESEKVIKEKEYEIERLRVLLQDEGTRKREYENELAKASNRIQESKNQYSHIMQERETLLIKMSALEQDKARLQRLEEELNRLKVSLESESRLKQRLESEKQQILNDLNQWKSQHSRTEESIRKIQCEREKSEREKNTLRTEIERLQMEIKRIEERYRCRLEETAVKNQSELESERLRLQREIEKLKQRPYGSHRSTQTEEDFCIDASKLLFSGLRKKITAMQLYECQIIDKVTLDKLLKGQRSVEEVAADIEPYLKGAGAIAGVSVLPRQKYSFVEAKRNQLLTAENAVLLLEAQAATGGVIDPHRNEVLTVDSAIARDLIDFDDREQIYTAEKAITGFKDPFSGKTVPVSEAIKKNLIDRETGIRLLEAQLAVGGIVDPVNSVFLPKDIALSRGLIDKDLYRILNNCQSATKNFIDPTTKKAVTYMQLKEKCRIEPHTGLLLLPVQKRSMSFQGIRQPVSADALLEAGIIKESTRNDLERGAITVEEVSERIIDFLQGSSCIAGIYNEATKEKLGIYQAMKIGLVRPGTALELLEAQAATGFIVDPVSNVRLPVEEAYKRGLVGIEFKEKLLSAERAVTGYKDPETGNIISLFQAMNKELIERGHGIRLLEAQIATGGIIDPKESYRLPVETAYKRGYFNEELNQILSDPSDDTKGFFDPNTEENLTYLQLKERCIKDEATGLCLLPLREKKKVVHTSQKNTLRKRRVVIVDPETNREMSVQEAYSKGLIDYDTYTELAEQECEWEEITITGSDGSSRVVLVDRKTGSQYDIQDAIDKGLVERKFFDQYRSGSLSLTQFADMISCRNGTDEVFRHESVTRSPTVLSVRSSSSMIRSGSFSETTEECSPIAAIFDTENLEKISISEAIQRGIVDSITGQRLLEAQACTGGIICPTTGQRLSLQEATSQGIVDQDMATRLKPAQKAFLGFEGIKGGRKRMSAAEAVKEKWLPYEAGQRFLEFQYLTGGLVDPEVRGRISTEEAIRNGLIDGRAAQKLQDTNSYPKILTCPKTKLKISYKDAMNRSMVEDITGLKLLEAASVSSKGISSPYNVSSAPGSRSGSRSGSRSGSRSGSRRGSFDASATSSYSYSYSTFSSGSIGR is encoded by the exons TCAGAATGGGACCTGTACAGTTTCCAGACGTCAGAACACCATTCAAGAGCTTTTGCAAAACTGTTCGGATTGCCTGATGCGAGCTGAACTCATAGTGCAACCT gaaTTGAAATATGGGGATGGTGTCCAGATTAGAGGGAACAGAGATCTGGAAGAATGTTTTGCGCAGGCAAATGACCAAATGGACATCCTTGATGGGCTGATCAGGGAGCTAAGGCAGATGAACCAGCCCTGTGAAATGTATCAGAAAAG GCTGCTTCAACTTCAAGAGCAAATGCGTGCCTTATACAAAGCTATCAGCGTTCCCCGCGCCAGGAGGGCCAGCTCCAAAGGTGGTGGTTGCTATTCCTCTCAGAGTGGTTCAGGCTGGGATGAGTATACAAAACGTGTTACAAGTGAATGTTTGAACTGGATGAGACAGCAGAAG TCTGAAATGGAGCTAGTGAAATGGGGGTTTGATGCAGCGTCCATCGAGCAACAGATTAGTGACCATAGGAGAACTCATAACGCCATTGGAGACTATCGCTGGCACTTGGACAAAGTCAAAACAGACCTG CGTGAGAAGGCCGCAGTTCATCAGCTGGAGGAAGAATACGAAGGACTGCTG AAATACTCGTTTGAGAGAATGGATCAGCTCCGTCAATTCCAGAACCTCATCCAAGCCACCAGCAGAGAGATCATGTGGATCAATGACTGTGAGGAAGAGGAGCTTCTCTACGACTGGAGTGACAGGAACACAGATATCGCCAGGAAGCAGGAGGCCTTCTCT AAACGTATGAGTGAACTGgagcttaaagaaaaagaactcaACAAGCTGAAGCAGGAAAGTGACCAGCTAGTTCTCAACCAGCACCCTGCTTCAGACAAAATTGAG gcCTACATGGATACATTACAAACTCAGTGGAGCTGGATCCTTCAGATCACCAAATGCATTGATGTACATCTGAAAGAGAATGCAGCTTACTTTCAG TTCTTTGAAGAGGCCCAAGCCACAGAGTGTTATCTGAAGAATTTACAAGACTCCATCAGAAAGAAGTTCATGTGTGATAAGAGCATGTCGCTGCAATGCTTGCTGGAGCAGATCAAAGAGCTGGAG AATGAACGAGAGAGAATTCTTGAATACAAGAGGCAAGTGCAGAGTTTGGTGAATAAATCCAAGAAGATTGTGCAGCTGAAGCCACGTAACCCAGACTACCGGAGTAACAAGCCCATTATCCTTAAGGCTTTGTGTGACTACAAACAGGACCTG aaaacaGTGCGCAAAGGAGATGAATGCATCCTGAAGGACAATAATGAACGCAGCAAGTGGTTAGTGACTGGCCCTGGAGGAGTGGATATGCTGGTGCCATCTGTTAGTCTTATCATCCCGCCACCCAATCCACTAGCAGTGGATCTTGCTACAAA AATTGAACAATACTATGAAGCTATTCTGGCTCTGTGGAATCAGCTGTACATCAACATGAAGAGCCTGGTATCTTGGCATTATTGTATGATTGACATTGAGAAAATCAGAGCGATGACTATTGCTAAG ctgaaaacaATGCGTAAGGAAGATTACCAGAAAATAATAACTGACCTAGAGATCCATTATCAAGAATTCCTCAGGAACAGCCAAGGCTCAGAGATGTTTGGTGATGAAGACAAACGGAAGATGCAGACTCAGTTCACTGATGCTCAGAAGCACTACCAAACCTTGATTATACAACTACCAAATCAACCGCGGCAGCCGCAGCCAG TGATCCCAACTGAGACCTGTTCAGTGGGTTCCTCAAACACCATTATAGTTAATGAGAGAAACCGGGAACATGATAAACAGGAGGCCTGGCTGCTGATGGAGCTTCAGAAACTTCGGCGTCAGATTGAATCTTCAGAGATACGGATGGTTCAAAGAGCTCCACTTGGAGTGGATCAAGGGGCACTGCATGACTTTTCAGTCAGAATACAGGAATTAGAG GGTGTGCAGAATGACTCTCAAATAATGGCTGAAACCCTCAATAAGCATAAGGACTTGCTGCCTAACTTCAGGGGCTGTGAAAAGTATGTGTACTTGCAATCAGAGATAAATGCCTTATTTCAAAAACTGGAGAATATTAATGGTGTTTCTGCTGGCTACTTAGACAG cTTGAACGTACTGAGGTGTCTGCTCCAGCTTATTCTACAAACAGAGGATGTGATCAGAGTTTTTGAAGTCAGACTGTCTGAAGAGGAGACTGTTCCTTTGGATCTTGATAAAGTGGAGGCTTATCGAGCTTGTCTAAAG aaaatgaaagctgatCTAAACATGAAGAAGTCGCTGTTGAATGCCCTTGAAAATGAactgcagaaaatgcttcagattCACTCTCAGTCTTGCCAGTCATATACCTTGTATGATATGGACATTGGAAAGTTTTCTGACAAAGTTACCCAACTAATAGACCGCTGGCAGAGGGCTGAAAAGCAGATAGATAACAG atcatGGGATTTAGAAAGGCAGATCAAACAGCTGAAAACTTACCGAGATCTATATCAGGCTCTTTGCAAATGGATATGTGATGCCAAGCGCAGGCAGGATTCTATCGAGTCCATGAAGCTGTGCGATTCCAACACTATCATGAGATATCTACATGACCAGAAG aaCTTGCACAGTGAAATCTGTGGGAAGCGAGACAAAGTTGAGGAGCTTCTCAAGCATGCAGATCAGTGCTCAGCTGCAATTAAG GATTATGAGCTTCAGGTTGCTTCCTACAGTTCTGGATTAGAAACATTGCTCAACATACCTATCAAGAAGTGTGTGGTTCAGTCTCCTGCAGTGCTGATTCTGCAAGAG gctAGTGAGGCTCAGGCTCGCTACATAGAGCTTCTTACAAGATCAGGAGACTATTACAAATTCTTAAGTGAAATGTTAAAAAGCATGGAGGACTTGAAG atgaaagCCACCAAAATTGAACTCTTGGAAGAAGAACTCAGACTTGCCAGGGATTcaaattcagaaacaaacaacaaacataaATTCCTGGAACAAAATCTACAGAAGTACCAGATGGACATTTCTCAGCTCAAAGCAAAGCTGATGAGTTTGGAGGAGATGAAAAGGCAGGCTGAAATGGATGGAAATTCTGCTAAGCAAAACCTGGACAAATGCTATGCTCAAATAAAGGATCTAAATGACAGAATAACCAGGTTGACTTATGAGACTgaagatgagaaaaggaaaaggaagttgCTGGAGGACAGATATGAGCAGCAGAAGAATGACTATGACCAGCtgcagaaaacaagacaaaatgaGAAAGACAGCCTTGGTTGGCAAAAATTAGAGTCTGAGAAGGTCATCAAGGAGAAGGAGTACGAGATAGAAAGATTAAGGGTTCTTCTTCAGGACGAAGGCACACGGAAGAGGGAATATGAAAATGAGCTGGCTAAG GCTTCCAATAGGATTCAAGAATCCAAAAATCAGTATAGTCACATTATGCAAGAAAGAGAAACCTTGCTGATAAAAATGAGTGCTTTGGAGCAAGACAAAGCAAGGCTGCAGAGATTAGAAGAGGAGCTGAACCGTTTGAAAGTTAGCCTGGAATCAGAGTCTCGTTTGAAGCAACGCCTGgaaagtgaaaaacaacaaatccTGAATGACCTCAATCAGTGGAAGAGCCAGCACTCCCGGACAGAGGAATCCATAAGGAAGATCCAgtgtgagagagagaagagcGAGAGGGAGAAGAACACCCTGAGGACTGAGATAGAAAGGCTGCAAATGGAGATTAAACGGATTGAGGAGAGATACCGGTGCAGACTGGAAGAGACTGCTGTCAAAAATCAGTCAGAGTTGGAGTCTGAGCGTCTCAGGCTGCAAAGGGAGATTGAGAAACTTAAGCAACGCCCATATGGGTCTCACAGGTCTACGCAGACTGAGGAAGACTTCTGTATTGATGCCTCCAAGTTGCTGTTCAGTGGGCTGCGGAAGAAGATTACAGCAATGCAGCTGTATGAGTGTCAAATTATAGACAAAGTCACATTGGATAAACTGCTGAAGGGGCAGAGGTCAGTGGAAGAGGTTGCTGCTGACATTGAACCCTATCTCAAAGGGGCAGGTGCTATTGCAGGAGTGTCTGTTTTGCCCAGACAGAAGTACTCCTTTGTTGAGGCCAAAAGGAACCAGCTACTTACAGCAGAGAATGCAGTTCTGCTCTTGGAAGCCCAGGCAGCAACAGGAGGTGTGATAGACCCCCACCGCAATGAGGTATTAACTGTAGACAGTGCTATTGCAAGGGATCTGATTGATTTTGATGACAGAGAACAAATTTACACTGCAGAAAAGGCTATTACAGGATTTAAAGATCCTTTCTCAGGCAAAACTGTGCCAGTATCTGAAGCCATCAAGAAAAACTTAATTGACAGAGAAACTGGGATTCGTCTGCTTGAAGCCCAGCTGGCTGTAGGAGGGATTGTTGATCCTGTCAACAGTGTCTTCCTACCCAAAGATATAGCTTTATCTCGTGGGTTGATTGACAAAGACCTGTATAGGATTCTAAACAACTGCCAAAGCGCTACAAAGAACTTCATTGATCCCACCACCAAAAAGGCAGTCACTTACatgcagctgaaagaaaaatgcaggatTGAGCCACATACTGGCTTGCTCCTCCTCCCGGTGCAGAAGAGAAGTATGTCATTCCAAGGGATCAGGCAGCCTGTCTCAGCAGATGCATTGCTTGAGGCTGGAATTATTAAGGAGTCAACAAGGAATGACTTGGAAAGAGGTGCAATTACAGTGGAAGAAGTGAGTGAGAGAATTATTGATTTCCTTCAGGGCTCTAGTTGTATTGCAGGTATCTACAATGAGGCTACTAAAGAGAAACTTGGCATTTACCAGGCTATGAAAATAGGCTTGGTTAGACCAGGGACAGCCCTTGAACTCCTGGAAGCCCAGGCAGCCACAGGGTTCATAGTGGATCCTGTCAGCAATGTGAGGCTGCCTGTTGAAGAAGCTTACAAAAGAGGTCTTGTTGGAATTGAATTTAAAGAGAAACTGCTCTCTGCTGAAAGAGCTGTCACTGGGTACAAAGACCCAGAAACTGGAAACATCATTTCTCTGTTTCAAGCAATGAACAAAGAGCTCATAGAGAGAGGCCATGGCATTCGTTTGCTGGAGGCCCAGATTGCTACTGGTGGAATCATTGACCCCAAAGAAAGCTACCGCTTGCCAGTAGAGACGGCCTACAAGCGTGGCTACTTCAATGAGGAGCTCAACCAGATCCTCAGTGATCCAAGCGATGACACCAAAGGGTTTTTTGATCCCAATACAGAAGAAAACTTGACCTACTTGCAGCTGAAAGAAAGATGCATAAAGGATGAAGCAACAGGTCTCTGCCTTCTACCCttgagagaaaagaagaaggtGGTGCACACCTCACAGAAGAACACCCTTAGGAAGCGCCGGGTTGTCATTGTAGATCCAGAAACAAACAGGGAAATGTCAGTGCAGGAGGCGTACAGCAAAGGCCTCATAGATTATGACACCTATACAGAGCTAGCTGAACAAGAGTGTGAGTGGGAAGAAATAACTATTACAGGATCAGATGGTAGCAGTAGAGTAGTCCTTGTTGACAGGAAAACAGGTAGCCAGTATGATATACAAGATGCTATTGATAAAGGTCTGGTGGAGAGGAAGTTTTTTGACCAGTACCGTTCTGGCAGTTTAAGCCTGACACAGTTTGCAGACATGATTTCCTGCCGTAATGGCACTGATGAGGTGTTTCGGCATGAGTCAGTGACTCGGTCTCCCACAGTGCTGAGTGTCAGGAGTTCTTCCTCGATGATAAGGAGTGGTTCATTCTCAGAGACCACAGAGGAGTGCAGTCCCATTGCAGCCATATTTGACACTGAAAACTTGGAGAAAATCTCCATTTCAGAAGCTATACAGCGGGGCATTGTGGACAGCATCACTGGACAACGGTTGCTTGAAGCCCAGGCCTGCACTGGGGGCATTATATGCCCTACCACAGGCCAGAGGCTTTCCCTTCAGGAAGCTACCAGTCAAGGTATCGTTGATCAGGATATGGCCACACGGCTCAAACCAGCGCAGAAGGCCTTTCTAGGGTTTGAAGGCATAAAGGGTGGACGCAAGAGGATGTCAGCAGCTGAAGCGGTAAAGGAAAAATGGTTGCCTTATGAGGCTGGGCAGCGGTTCCTTGAATTCCAGTACCTCACTGGAGGTCTTGTGGACCCAGAAGTACGTGGAAGAATAAGCACTGAAGAAGCCATTAGGAATGGATTGATTGATGGTCGTGCTGCCCAGAAGTTGCAAGACACCAATAGCTATCCCAAAATTCTGACCTGCCCCAAGACCAAGCTGAAAATATCCTACAAAGATGCAATGAATCGGTCAATGGTGGAAGACATCACTGGTCTTAAACTCTTGGAAGCAGCCTCTGTTTCATCTAAAGGTATATCCAGTCCCTACAATGTCTCCTCAGCACCTGGCTCTCGCTCTGGCTCTCGCTCTGGCTCACGTTCAGGCTCACGCAGTGGGTCTAGGAGGGGAAGTTTTGATGCATCGGCAACCTCTTCTTATTCTTACTCATACTCAACCTTCAGCAGTGGGTCTATTGGGCGCTAG